Genomic window (Aquimarina sp. BL5):
CCAAAATTTCGCCTGTTCTAGGGTTTACAAAACTTGGTCCGTATCCACCGAAGGGAGGTCTTGGCGAAGAAGTCCAACGTAAAACATTATATCTGATATCTCCAGCATCCCAAGTAGCATCATCTGGTTGTAGTTTTACAACCATTGCATTTTTAAAACCAGCTTTTTCGAATGCTTTGTTCCATTCTAATACAGCTTCTTTAATGGTTTCTCTAAACTCTGTAGGAGTTGTGTTTTCCATCCACCATACTATCGGTTGTACAGGTTCCGAAATTGCTTGACTTGGATCTTTCTTTACTAAATTCCATCGATGTACTAAATCTCGATAAGGAGTTGGACTTGTAGAAGTCATATCAGTCACTTGTGTAAAGAAGTAACCAATTCTTGGATCATCAAATCTTGGTTGATAATCATTTTCAGGCATTGCTATCAGACTATGTTCCACCTTAATTGTAACATTTCTACCGTCAGTTACAGCTTCAGAACCTCCATTAAGGATATTGGATTTAGAATATACATAGTGACTATTAATATTCAGATTTTCTGGATAATTTTTAATTGTCTTAATTTTAGTTTTCTCTTTACTAAGAGAACCTAACTTAAAAGCAAAAGGCGATTGTCCAGGAAAGTTAGGCGCTTTAATTTGCTCAAAAGTTTCTTTAAGAAAAAGATCATCTGATTTGATTAAATACAATCCTTTTTCTTCATCAAGTGCTTCGATTTTTAAACTTGCCATGATTCCTTCACTAATATTGGCATTAGAGGCTTTAGATAATGCATTGTCTTTATCGAAGTAATAAGAAACGTTTTGAGTAATAAACTCAATTTTGTTGTAATGTTTTTCGATTTTAAAAACTTTATTATTCATATACGCTCCCCTAAACGCTCCTGCTTCTAATACTCCATCAGAAATCTGACTGAAATAAATAAATTCCTTTCCAATCTGGTCCTTTTTAATAACCATTTTGGTAGTGCCATCGATGGTGTCCCTGTACATAGCGAATAAACCTTCGATTTTTTCGCTTTTTTTAGTAAGATCTTCAATAGATTTTTCTTTGGAATCTTTTTTAGGAGCATCCACTTGTTCTGTTTCTCCCTTTTTTGATTTTTTCTTTTTCTTACGTTGCGCTTCCATGTTTTGGATCCCTACTCCCAAAACGAATACAAGCGATAAGAAAAACAACTTGTTTTTTGATGATGTAATTTTCATTTTTAAATGTTTTTGTTTTCAATAATTGCGGAAGATATCATTTTCCATATATAGTATAAAAGTGTTTAACAATTGTGTTAACATATTATTAATAGTAATTCGTACAACGTAATTGTGTCTTGTTACAAGATTTAGAAAAGAATAAATGTTAAATTTGAACTATGAATAATGAAATATCTAATTAGGTTAAGTAAATTATATAATTCTAAAAAAATAATCGTTTTTGCTGCGTATTTCGTAAATTAGCAGCTCTAAAAACACCTTTTATTGTCAATGGAACAAATAGCACCTTATAAGCCAAAAAATAAAGTTAGAATTGTGACTGCAGCATCATTATTTGATGGGCACGATGCAGCTATTAATATTATGCGTCGTATTATTCAATCTACAGGGGTAGAAGTAATACATTTAGGTCATGATAGAAGTGTAGAAGAAGTTGTTAATTGTGCCATTCAGGAAGATGCTAATGCTATTGCAATGACTTCGTATCAAGGAGGTCATAATGAATATTTTAAATATATGTATGATTTGCTTAAAGAAAAAGGAGCAACACATATTAAAATATTCGGTGGAGGAGGAGGAGTAATCCTACCAGAAGAGATTAAGGATTTAATGGATTACGGAATCACCCGTATCTATTCTCCTGATGATGGAAGATCTTTGGGATTACAAGGAATGATTAATGATTTGGTTAAACAATCGGATTTTCCTATTGGAGACAATCTTAATGGAGAGGCGGATCATTTAGCGGATAAAGAAATTGGAGCTATTGCTCGTGTTATTTCTGCTGCCGAGAATTTTCCTGATATTGCAAAAGACACGTTAGATCAAATTCACGAAAAAAATAAAACATCAAAAACACCAGTTTTAGGTATTACAGGTACTGGTGGAGCAGGAAAATCTTCTTTGGTAGATGAGTTGGTACGCCGATTTTTAATTGATTTTCCTAATAAAACCATAGGATTGATCTCCGTAGATCCATCCAAACGTAAAACAGGTGGAGCTTTGTTAGGAGATCGTATTCGTATGAATGCTATTAATTCACCTAGAGTATATATGCGTTCGCTGGCTACCAGACAATCTAATTTAGCATTGTCTAAATATGTTGCAGAGGCTATTGAAGTTTTGAAGGCAGCAGAGTTTGATATTATTATACTAGAAACTTCAGGTATAGGGCAATCGGATACTGAGATCTTAGAACATAGTGATACTTCCTTATATGTAATGACTCCAGAATTTGGAGCGGCTACTCAGTTAGAGAAGATTGATATGCTTGATTTTGCAGATTTAGTAGCGATCAATAAATTTGATAAAAGGGGTTCTCTGGATGCTCTAAGAGATGTGAAAAAGCAATATATGCGTAACCATCAGTTATGGGATATTCCGCAAGATGATTTACCCGTGTACGGAACCATAGCTTCGCAATTTAACGATCCAGGAATGAATACGCTTTATAAAGCGATCATGGATAAAGTGGTAGAGAGAACAGGAGCGGATCTAAAATCTGATTTCCATATCTCTAAAGAAATGTCTGAAAAGATATTTGTAATTCCACCAAGTAGGACACGATACTTGTCTGAAATTTCAGAAAATAATAGAGCGTACGATAAAACTGCTGATGCGCAGGTAGAAGTAGCACAAAAACTATATGGAATTTATAAAACCATTTGTAGCGTTGCGAATTTAGATTTTGTAGACTTATCTAAGCATGGTATTGAAGAAGATGGACTTAGGAAAGTTAAGAATGATGAGAATAAGGATTTTCTAAAGCTATTACTTGCTGAATTTGATCGAGTAAAATTAAATCTAGATCCTCATAATTGGGAAACAATAACGGGTTGGGCAGTAAAAGTACAGAAATATAAAGATCCCATTTATTCTTTTAAGGTTAGGGATAAAGAAATTAAAATAGAAACACATACTGAATCTTTATCGCATAGTCAGATTCCTAAAGTGGCATTACCAAAATATAAAGCTTGGGGGGATATCTTAAAATGGTGTTTACAAGAAAATGTTCCTGGTGAGTTCCCTTTTGCATCTGGGCTTTATCCTTTTAAACGAACAGGAGAAGATCCAACACGTATGTTCGCTGGAGAAGGCGGACCGGAAAGGACTAATAGACGTTTTCATTATGTGAGTTTAGGAATGCCTGCAAAACGTTTATCAACGGCCTTTGATTCAGTTACGCTTTATGGAAATGATCCTGATCATAGACCAGATATTTATGGTAAAATAGGGAATGCTGGAGTTTCGATTTGTTGTTTGGATGATGCAAAGAAACTATATTCCGGTTTTGATCTAACGCACGCGATGACATCCGTGAGTATGACCATTAATGGTCCCGCTCCTATGTTATTAGGATTCTTTATGAATGCTGCCATTGATCAAAACTGCGAAAAGTATATAAAAGAAAATGATTTAGAAAAGGAAGTAGCTTCTAAAATAGAGAAAATATATAAAGAAAAAGGAGTTGCACGTCCGGCATATCAGGGAGAACTTCCTGAAGGTAATGACGGATTAGGATTAATGCTATTAGGTGTTACAGGGGATCAGGTATTGCCTGCAGACGTATATGCAGAAATCAAAAAAACAACATTAAATACGGTTCGTGGTACTGTACAGGCGGACATCCTTAAAGAAGATCAGGCTCAGAATACATGTATATTCTCTACCGAGTTTGCATTGCGATTGATGGGAGATGTACAGGAGTATTTTATCGAAAAACAAGTACGTAACTTTTATTCGGTTTCTATTTCTGGATATCATATTGCCGAAGCAGGTGCCAATCCGATCACTCAGTTAGCACTAACATTGGCTAACGGATTTACCTATGTAGAGTATTATCTAAGTAGAGGAATGGATATTAATAAGTTTGGTCCAAACTTGTCCTTCTTTTTCTCTAATGGTATCGATCCTGAATATGCTGTTATTGGTAGAGTAGCGCGTAAAATTTGGGCGAAAGCCTTAAAGAATAAATATGGAGCAAATGCCAGAGCCCAGATGCTTAAATATCATATCCAAACCTCTGGTCGTTCTCTACATGCTCAAGAAATTGACTTTAACGATATTCGTACGACACTTCAAGCTTTATATGCAATCTATGATAATTGTAATTCGTTGCACACGAATGCTTACGATGAGGCTATTACTACACCAACAGAAGAATCTGTGCGCAGGGCGATGGCTATACAGTTGATTATCAATAAAGAATTAGGATTAGCTAAAAACGAAAACCCAATTCAAGGATCTTTTATTATTGAAGAATTAACTGATTTAGTTGAAGAAGCCGTATTAACGGAATTTGATAGAATTACAGAACGAGGCGGTGTGTTAGGAGCGATGGAAACCATGTACCAACGTAGTAAAATACAAGAGGAAAGTTTGTATTACGAAACCTTAAAACACAACGGAGAGTTTCCGATCATCGGTGTAAATACATTCTTAAGTTCTAAAGGTTCGCCAACGGTGACACCAGGAGAAGTAATACGAGCTACGGAAGAAGAAAAACAGTATCAAATTACGATGCTTAATGAATTACAGAAAGGAAATGCAAACGAAACTTCTGAGTTGTTAAGAGATTTACAAGAAAGAGCAATTACGAATCAAAATATTTTTGAAGCATTAATGGAAGTATGCAAAAAATGCTCTTTAGGTCAGATTACTTCTTCATTGTTCGAAGTTGGTGGGCAGTATCGTAGAAATATGTAATTGAAGATTTTTTTTCAATTTTAATAATATCAAAAACTTATAAAATCCCGCATCAAAGCGGGATTTTTCTTTTAGGTTAGTTTTTCTATCTTTAGAGAAACACAACTCATCATGAAAAAATTACTCATTACACTGCTTATTTGCGGTAGTACCTTTGCGCAACAAAACTCATTAAAAGCATTAGTTGGAGGAACATTAATTGACGGTTTTGGCGCTACTCCTATAAAAAATAGTGTCGTTATTATAGAGAATGATAAAATAAAAGCTATAGGTACTATATCCACCTTAAAAGTACCTGAGAATGCAGAGGTGATTTCTACAGAAGGAATGTCTGTATTGCCGGGACTTTGGGATATGCACGTACATACGATGATTAATGGTCATGCAGATTATACTTATTGGGATAAAACATATCCACCTTTATTAGAAAATGTTATTATGCCTTCTTCTGCAGAACAATTATTAATGGCAGGAGTTACTAGTGCCAGAGATCTTGGAGGTCCATTAAAAGAAAGTATTTCTGTTAGAGATCGTATTAATAAAGGAGAACTTCCAGGAGCTACATTATATGTCTCAGGACCGTTTATTCAAAAGAAACCGTATCCTGGAACTGAAGCTTTTCGTTGGGGAATTAATGGAGTAGAGGATGCGAAAAAGAAAATAAAGAAATTGGCGGATGCAGGTGTAGATTGCGTAAAACTAATTGATCAGGATCAAATGACTACTGCAGAATTGAAAGCCGTAGTAGATACTGCGCATAAATATAATCTGAAGGTTGTTGCTCACGGACATCGTCCAGAAGAGATAAGAGCAGGACTTCAAGTTAATGTTGATTGTTTTGAACATACAGGTTTGTCATCTGCTCCTAGATATCCTGATGATGTAATGAAGGCTATAAAAGAACGAACAGCACAGATGAATCTTGGTCCTTTGTTCTGGTGTCCAACCGTAGAAGGCTTATATAATTATGAATATGTAAGAGATAATGGAGAGCATTTGGATAATGATTCGTGGCATCGAGGATTGCACGATACGATAGTAGCAGATATAAAAAATAGCTTTATCCACAAAGACCGTTTACCTTATTTTCAGTTAACACCTTTGCGAAAACCTACATTAGAAACTAAAATCAAACAATTAATGGATGCCGGAGTTGTATTGATGATAGGTACGGATAGTGGTATTCCTATGAAATTTCATAGTCAATCCACTTGGAATGAATTAGATGTGTGGGTAAATGAATTTGGAATTGATCCTATGTATGCTATAAAAGCAGCTACCTATTGGCCATCTGTTTGGATGGGAGTTTCAGATAAGGTAGGTACTATAACCGAAGGTAAATATGCTGATATTATTGCAGTAAAAGGAGATGTTATGAGGCATATCAATTTATTGCAAGATGTAGATGTAGTGATTAAGCACGGTAAAAGATATAAATAAGGTCAGTGGTGAATACTTATGGGGGTTTATGGGATTAGGCAAGATTTTTGATAAATGCTATAGTATCAAAAAAAACAACATTTCATGGATCTTAACAAAAATAATCTAATACTCTTTTTAGTTTTTCTAATCAGTACTTTTGGAATATCTCAGACAAAACAAATTATCATTGTTGATGAGCTTACAAATGAACCTATAGAAGGAGTTCATTTATTATACGGTAATCTAGAAGAAGGAAGTTATACAAATGCTGATGGTGTAGCAAATATTATTCTTAGAGAAGAGGTATTGACCATTTCTCACTTGAATTACCAAGATTTGACGATACCTCCAAAAGAAATAGAATTATTAAGTACGGTTGTCTTAAAACCAGATGATGTGCAGTTGGATGAAGTCGTTGTTAATTCATTTAACTTAAAAAAAGCATTGCAGTATGTATTGGATAACTATTATGACCTTTATGTGAACTACCCGACAGAAAAAGAATGTTCTTTTAAAGAAACGTTATTGGTAGATAATAAGATACATCGTTTAATTCTTTCTGACCTTAAAATTTGGACAAAAGATGCAGGTTTTAATAATAGAAAACTAGAAAAAAATATAAAGCTTAAGTTAGGAACCGTTAGCCAAAATAAGAATGTTCCTATGGCCTTTGATATTAATGATAAAGGAGAATCTAATCCAGAATCAAGCGGAAATATAATTACTAAAAGTTTATTGTTAAATACATATTTAGATGCCGCTATAGCTGGATTTTTGAAATATTCAGGAATGATAGAAGAAACGGTAGAAGTATCGTCACCAGATGTGATTATAGTTTCTTTTACAACAGATTGGAAAAATGTTAATGCAATAGCTAATCGAACAAAAGGTAAGTTTGTTTTCGATAAAAAAACGAAAGCAGTTATCGAATTTATAAAAGAGATTGAATTGCGTAATGATATAAAGAAAAAGACTTCAAGTTTTTCCAATAAAGAATATCAATATGAGACCAAAAGTCAGGTTATTTCGTACAATTTCACAAAGAAAATTGATAAAAAATATAGTCTAAGTAAGTTAGGAATTGAAGCTAATGTAGTGCTATCATTAGATGATAAAAACTATAACACAAATTTTAAAAACAATCTTTTCGTTCTTAAAGAAACTAAAAAGAGAAGATTTGGCAATAATGGTATAGTAGATTTAGAGCAACCAATTTATAAAATGATACCGTCTAATGTGATTAATTCTAATGCTATTGTATTAACTGCAAAAGAGAAAGAATTTTTAGAGTCAGAAGATTAATTCATACATCATCTAATTATTAAAAGCTATTTGGATCAAAATGAAGCCTTCAATTTGCAGATAATGGCTAGTTTTTCTATTTCAAATCTTGTAAAAGATATAAATGATTTGTTCTTAGAGAAGTTTTTTTTTTCATAAAGACATCATCCAGTTATGCTGGAGTCTTTTGAACTTTTTTAGTTCTTTACGCAGTAGTCTAACAAAATCTTTACCATTACTTTCTGAACGCTCTAATCTTTCGCAATTTTTATAAAGTTTGTTTGTCAGACTTTCAAGAGAAATGGCATGTTTTAAGCGATCATCTTGAAAAGCCTGATTCTCTGCTTTAATAATTTCAGGCACTAAGGAATCAGAATCTTTTACAATATCTCCGGTAAAGTAAATAAATTGATTTTCGCTTCCGTTTTTTTCTAATGGAGCCAAATCATGAACAAGATATTTAGAAATACTCTTGGATAATATGAGTATTTCTAGAGCTTTTTTATAAAGTCTTATATTTTTAGGGCTCGATTCCATTGTTAAACCAAAATTAAGAGTATTTAGGGAGATATTGCTTTTTACTTTAAAGTAGAATGAGTAATTTGCTTTAGAAAATAAAGTAAAATAAGTTTTTTGATTTAAATCATAATGGACATCACAAACTGGAAAATACTTCACTTATTGCAGAAAAATGCAAGGTTGACCAATGCAGAAATAGGTAGGAACGTTGGATTAAGTTCACCCGCTGTTGCAGAGCGAATAAAAAAAATGGAAGATTATGGCATTATAGAAGGATATACAACAAAGGTATCGTATGCTAAAACCGGATATCAGCTAAAGGCAATTATTACTTTGCGAGCTTTTATGGGACGTCTAAAACCGTTTTTATCCAAAATATCTGAGTTTAGCGAAGTACTTAATTGTTATCGAATTACAGGTAATGAAAATATAATTATGGAAGTAGTTTTAGAAGATCAGGTGCATCTTCAGGGTTTTATCGATAGATTGATAACCTATGGAGAAGCTAAAACTCATATTATTTTATCTAATGTAGTAGAAAACAATCCGATTCTAAATAGGAAAGACTAAAGTAATATAGATAATTCCACAAATAAAATATATACTATCTTTAGAATATTATGTACGTTACCTTAGAATATTATGTTACCGCAATCGTATGCTTGATTACTGCTTTTGTAATTCACAGAATTTACTATAATGAAAAAATTAAAAACCAATCTTCAATATCAATAAGTGGTATTAAATGGTTTGGTTTTGCAATTTTTTTATGGGGATTGGGCGCTCTCATTAACATTTTGTTAGTTCAGTTAATCGAAATTAGAACTACTCATAAAGTTGTTATTTATTTAGGAGTATTAATCTCTTTGGCAAATTCTCTTAGTATATTACTTTCATTACCCTCGATCGAGCATCAAAAAGAACGAAATATTATAGTTAGATTGGTACAGCGATTTTCAGAGAAAGAGTTTGTCACTCTTTTTAGCGGAGTACTTATGATGATTGCTTTTGTCTTTATAGTCACTTCTTATAGTAATACAGAAATCAGTAATAATTTTATTTGGCTTATAGATATTCCAATTTCATTAATTGTAGCGTTTGCCTTATTAAATGAGCTTAATAAAGCCTTTGCAAACCGAAATATGAAGTTTATGGTGTTTCCTTGTTTCATATTATTTGTACTTATAGTTATCGCAGTAACACATAGAATTATACCGCAGGACAGAGCGATAGCGTTTATTGATCAAGAATTTTGGAGTTTATTAGGTGTAATTACTGGATTATCTTTCAAGTTTTTGTTCATTTTATTGTTCTCTATTTTATTATATAGTTGGAAATTCCTTTCGGAAAAGGAGGTGAAACAGACCGAATTAGAAATTCTAACTAAAGAAAAAGAGCAGCTGCTAAGTCAGCAAGGAAAACTGGAATTGGCAAATGAAAGTCATTTAGATACCATTGCTTCTTTACAAAAACGTTTAAGAGAAAGTGATTTAAAAATTAACTCTCTAGAAGAATCAACAAGGGTAATACTGTCTGATAGACAAAAAGAAGTATTAGGAAATCTCGGAGTCTGTGGTGTTAATAAGTCATATACCGAAATTGCGGAGGAGATGAATATTAGCTTGGATGGATTTCAAACTCATATTTATCAAATTAAAAAAGTCCTAAAGATTAGTGGTGCAGATGGTAAGGAACAATTGATAGCATTCGCAAAAGCAAACCAATTACTTAAATATGCAAGCATCATTGATGAAAACACTGATTAAGTATATACTTAATCATTCTAATTTTCTAAATTCATCATTACGTAACCTTTTGTAAGATTCTCTTTTATTCAATCTTCGTCTGAAATAATAAGACTTAAAAACAGATGAAGAAAATCATGACCATGTGTGTCTCACTTTTTGCGTACACATACGCCACAGCACAAGAAGTACGTACAGAATCATTAGATGAACGAATTAATGATGGATTTAAGAATGCTACAGATTGGTTTGTAGATGCAATTTTTGCAGAAATCCCTATAACTTCTCAGGTAGGTATTCCTTGGGTATTGATTGTTTTGCTATTTGGAGCTTCTTATTTCACTATTTATTTCAAAGGGATTAATTTTAGAAATTTTTGGACCTCGATAAACATTGTTAGAGGTAAATATGATGATCTGGAAACATCGAATACTTTAGAGGTTTCCGAATCGGTTCGTACCATAGAAGGAGATCAGCCTGATACTGTTAGAGTAGAAGGTAAAGATGGGGAAGTAAGTCATTTTCAAGCCTTAACAGCAGCATTATCAGCTACAGTGGGCTTAGGAAATGTAGCGGGTGTTGCTATTGCATTGTCCATTGGTGGTGCTGGAGCAACATTTTGGATGATTCTAGTTGGACTTTTAGGTATGGCATCCAAGTTTGTAGAATGTACATTGGGTGTTGCTTAC
Coding sequences:
- a CDS encoding amidohydrolase family protein, which gives rise to MKKLLITLLICGSTFAQQNSLKALVGGTLIDGFGATPIKNSVVIIENDKIKAIGTISTLKVPENAEVISTEGMSVLPGLWDMHVHTMINGHADYTYWDKTYPPLLENVIMPSSAEQLLMAGVTSARDLGGPLKESISVRDRINKGELPGATLYVSGPFIQKKPYPGTEAFRWGINGVEDAKKKIKKLADAGVDCVKLIDQDQMTTAELKAVVDTAHKYNLKVVAHGHRPEEIRAGLQVNVDCFEHTGLSSAPRYPDDVMKAIKERTAQMNLGPLFWCPTVEGLYNYEYVRDNGEHLDNDSWHRGLHDTIVADIKNSFIHKDRLPYFQLTPLRKPTLETKIKQLMDAGVVLMIGTDSGIPMKFHSQSTWNELDVWVNEFGIDPMYAIKAATYWPSVWMGVSDKVGTITEGKYADIIAVKGDVMRHINLLQDVDVVIKHGKRYK
- a CDS encoding methylmalonyl-CoA mutase family protein; translated protein: MEQIAPYKPKNKVRIVTAASLFDGHDAAINIMRRIIQSTGVEVIHLGHDRSVEEVVNCAIQEDANAIAMTSYQGGHNEYFKYMYDLLKEKGATHIKIFGGGGGVILPEEIKDLMDYGITRIYSPDDGRSLGLQGMINDLVKQSDFPIGDNLNGEADHLADKEIGAIARVISAAENFPDIAKDTLDQIHEKNKTSKTPVLGITGTGGAGKSSLVDELVRRFLIDFPNKTIGLISVDPSKRKTGGALLGDRIRMNAINSPRVYMRSLATRQSNLALSKYVAEAIEVLKAAEFDIIILETSGIGQSDTEILEHSDTSLYVMTPEFGAATQLEKIDMLDFADLVAINKFDKRGSLDALRDVKKQYMRNHQLWDIPQDDLPVYGTIASQFNDPGMNTLYKAIMDKVVERTGADLKSDFHISKEMSEKIFVIPPSRTRYLSEISENNRAYDKTADAQVEVAQKLYGIYKTICSVANLDFVDLSKHGIEEDGLRKVKNDENKDFLKLLLAEFDRVKLNLDPHNWETITGWAVKVQKYKDPIYSFKVRDKEIKIETHTESLSHSQIPKVALPKYKAWGDILKWCLQENVPGEFPFASGLYPFKRTGEDPTRMFAGEGGPERTNRRFHYVSLGMPAKRLSTAFDSVTLYGNDPDHRPDIYGKIGNAGVSICCLDDAKKLYSGFDLTHAMTSVSMTINGPAPMLLGFFMNAAIDQNCEKYIKENDLEKEVASKIEKIYKEKGVARPAYQGELPEGNDGLGLMLLGVTGDQVLPADVYAEIKKTTLNTVRGTVQADILKEDQAQNTCIFSTEFALRLMGDVQEYFIEKQVRNFYSVSISGYHIAEAGANPITQLALTLANGFTYVEYYLSRGMDINKFGPNLSFFFSNGIDPEYAVIGRVARKIWAKALKNKYGANARAQMLKYHIQTSGRSLHAQEIDFNDIRTTLQALYAIYDNCNSLHTNAYDEAITTPTEESVRRAMAIQLIINKELGLAKNENPIQGSFIIEELTDLVEEAVLTEFDRITERGGVLGAMETMYQRSKIQEESLYYETLKHNGEFPIIGVNTFLSSKGSPTVTPGEVIRATEEEKQYQITMLNELQKGNANETSELLRDLQERAITNQNIFEALMEVCKKCSLGQITSSLFEVGGQYRRNM
- a CDS encoding Lrp/AsnC family transcriptional regulator, encoding MDITNWKILHLLQKNARLTNAEIGRNVGLSSPAVAERIKKMEDYGIIEGYTTKVSYAKTGYQLKAIITLRAFMGRLKPFLSKISEFSEVLNCYRITGNENIIMEVVLEDQVHLQGFIDRLITYGEAKTHIILSNVVENNPILNRKD